The proteins below are encoded in one region of Lonchura striata isolate bLonStr1 chromosome 1, bLonStr1.mat, whole genome shotgun sequence:
- the ZBTB47 gene encoding zinc finger and BTB domain-containing protein 47, protein MLIVEKTTDYPSAEYSLVEDVALHFTCLMDRLNEQRLFQPDLCDVDIVLVQHKSIFPAHKGVLAAYSQFFHSLFTQNKQLQRVELSLEALTSQGLQQILNFIYTSKLLVNSCNVQDVLNAAAVLQMNNIASSCQDLLDTRSLSLATDMALPAEGCAGPPPYYCEIKQEVDAPHPKIYAREGNDPFSVRVEDGTGSGTLPPGPAKQYYKEEKDGGPGAVCKMEGEESEEDLDSQGSYNREQIIVEVNLNNQTLNVSKGTEGKAAASEAAVMGRPDGDGRDTEEDGEEENEEGEEEEEEEEDAEVGEEEEEERSEEEDLEETTEEEDDDDEDASEMKREKSGQPRRGSRAPKATKSTMATRSQEMAKVEEEEEEEEEGQRGRKRKKEQDGLGQKVKLEEKQHYPCKKCPRIFNNRWYLEKHMNVTHSRMQICDKCGKRFLLESELLLHHQTDCEKNIQCVTCGKGFKKLWSLHEHNKIVHGYAEKKFSCEICEKKFYTMAHVRKHMVAHTKDMPFTCETCGKSFKRSMSLKVHSLQHSGEKPFKCENCNERFQYKYQLRSHMSIHIGHKQFMCQWCGKDFNMKQYFDEHMKTHTGEKPYICEICGKSFTSRPNMKRHRRTHTGEKPYPCDVCGQRFRFSNMLKAHKEKCFRVSNPLASDTAVPQPATSPAPLPPGPGVSPLPLPLLHPLSQTLPPPPHLPPPPPLFPAGRINSNNN, encoded by the exons ATG ctgATAGTCGAAAAAACGACTGACTACCCTTCGGCTGAGTACTCCCTGGTGGAGGATGTAGCCCTCCACTTCACGTGTTTGATGGACAGACTGAACGAGCAGCGCCTCTTTCAGCCGGACCTGTGCGACGTGGACATCGTGCTGGTGCAGCACAAGAGCATCTTCCCGGCGCACAAGGGGGTCCTGGCAGCCTACAGCCAGTTCTTCCACTCCCTCTTCACCCAGAACAAGCAGCTGCAGCGCGTGGAGCTCTCTCTGGAGGCCCTCACCTCGCAGGGCCTCCAGCAGATCCTCAACTTCATCTACACCTCCAAGCTGCTCGTCAACTCCTGCAATGTGCAGGACGTGCTGAACGCGGCCGCCGTGCTGCAGATGAACAACATCGCGTCctcctgccaggacctgctggACACCCGCTCGCTCAGCCTGGCCACCGACATGGCCCTGCCCGCCGAGGGCTGCGCCGGACCCCCGCCCTACTACTGCGAGATCAAGCAGGAGGTGGAcgccccccaccccaaaatctaCGCCCGGGAGGGCAACGACCCCTTCTCGGTGCGGGTGGAGGACGGGACGGGCAGCGGGACGctcccccccggccccgccaaGCAGTACtacaaggaggagaaggacggaGGTCCCGGCGCTGTCTGTAAGATGGAGGGCGAGGAGTCTGAGGAGGATCTGGACAGCCAGGGCTCCTACAACAGGGAGCAGATCATCGTGGAGGTGAACCTCAACAACCAGACCCTCAACGTCTCCAAGGGCACGGAGGGGAAGGCGGCCGCCAGCGAGGCAGCCGTGATGGGGCGGCCGGACGGGGATGGGCGCGACACGGAGGAGGAcggggaggaggagaatgaggaaggggaggaggaggaggaagaggaggaggatgcggaggtgggggaggaagaggaggaggagcgcAGTGAGGAGGAAGATCTGGAGGAGACGACGGAAGAAGAGGACGATGATGATGAAGATGCCTCAGagatgaaaagggaaaagagcgGGCAGCCCCGCAGGGGCAGCCGGGCACCCAAAGCCACTAAATCTACCATGGCAACCAGGTCCCAGGAGATGGCCAaggtggaagaggaggaggaggaggaagaagaaggccagaggggaagaaagagaaagaaggaacaaGACGGCTTGGGCCAGAAGGTGAAgctggaggagaagcagcattatccgtgcaagaagtgtccccgGATCTTCAACAACCGCTGGTACCTGGAGAAGCACATGAACGTCACGCACAGCCGGATGCAGATCTGCGACAAGTGCGGGAAGCGCTTCCTGCTGGAGAGCgagctcctgctgcaccaccagACCGACTGCGAGAAGAACATCCAG TGCGTGACATGCGGGAAGGGGTTCAAGAAGCTCTGGTCTCTCCACGAGCACAACAAGATTGTCCATGGCTATGCAGAGAAGAAGTTCTCCTGCGAGATCTGCGAGAAGAAGTTCTACACCATGGCCCACGTGCGCAAACACATGGTTG CACACACCAAGGACATGCCCTTCACCTGCGAGACCTGCGGGAAGTCCTTCAAGCGCAGCATGTCCCTCAAGGTCCACTCGCTCCAGCACTCCGGGGAGAAGCCTTTCAAGTGTGAG AACTGCAACGAGCGCTTCCAGTACAAGTACCAGCTGCGCTCCCACATGAGCATCCACATTGGCCACAAGCAGTTCATGTGCCAGTGGTGTGGCAAGGACTTCAACATGAAGCAGTACTTCGATGAGCACATGAAGACGCACACGG gggagaagccctacatCTGTGAGATCTGCGGGAAGAGCTTCACCAGCCGCCCCAACATGAAGCGGCACCGCCGGACCCACACCGGGGAGAAGCCGTACCCCTGCGATGTCTGCGGCCAGCGCTTCCGCTTCTCCAACATGCTCAAAGCCCACAAGGAGAAATGTTTCCGCGTCAGCAACCCCTTGGCTTCGGACACGGCCGTCCCCCAGCCCGCCACCAGCCCGGCTCCGctgccccccggccccggcgtctcccccctgcccctgccgCTGCTCCATCCTCTCTCACAgaccctccctcctcctcctcacctacCGCCACCCCCTCCCCTGTTTCCCGCGGGGAGGATAAATTCAAACAACAATTAG